In Oryzias melastigma strain HK-1 linkage group LG14, ASM292280v2, whole genome shotgun sequence, the DNA window TCTAAAGGGTGAAATACGACTCCTACTGGGATGTTGTCTGTAAGAAATCCTCAAAAATGGCTCTTTATCTGAtgaaggctgcagacccctgatatAGACACACAAGATCATGTAGAAGTCAcagaattataaaaaagaatTCACCATTCACGTTggacaaaactgcaaaaaatgtttcGTAAAATATCACAacataagaagaaaaaactggaagaaaTAAAGTATCCTTCATAAGATGTAACATTACGGTACTTAGGAAAAATGAGAGGAAATACGTATtaacacaaaagaacaaaaaaaaaaaagatgcatttaaTCAACTTTAATTGTGTTCTCATtgatttgtttcttcttttaaaggTTAAGAACATCTACATCCATAACGAGATGTTCTCCATTCAGAACGGCCTCCTGACTCCCACGCTCAAGGCCAAGAGGCCGGAGCTGAAGGAGTTCTTCAAGCAGAAAATCGACCAGCTCTACAGCAGCATCTCCATGTGAAAGCTCCAAGACCTCATCTCCGTTACGCTACAAGAGATCTGCTTTGACCAGTCGCCTGCAAACGTGCCTCATGAGGCGAAACATTCTGTGAAAGTAAACGACAATAAAAGTAGTCCAATCGTGGAAGATTTAAAATGGCTAAAGTGAAACAAATGACACACtgtcataaaaatatgttaaaaggaTAGTTATTTAAGTATGtaataacacattttccttAAGAAATGGCATGGCACTTAAAAAGCTAAAgctgaatttaattgaattaaattcttgcatataaataaaaaaaaacgctcCTCTggttttaatgaataaatgctttcctttttgattttcaaaataaactgcacTATCcaattacttcaaaataaaagactttttttaacagatattctccttttttaaatctcaatttaTGCAGTAAATGTGAGGAAACTCTCTATTTAGCCGTGCATAAATGCATCCTGAAtcacatttcatttgtttttcatttaggcATCTTAAATCTTCCTTTTAACTCTACCTGCTACGTTTATCCAATGGCATCGTAGTTCAGTTcacagaaagcagaaaaaaatgaaaaagttgccCTTCTGTTTTTCCTACAGCTTCTCTCTCCCAATTTAAAGCAACAGTCAGTGACCAGGTGTGCTCTAGTTCCAGTTGTATGGCAGCAAGTGTGAAGTTCTTGTGTGTAGAGTAGCTCTAGGAGGTCAAGAAATGAAATGCATCATTCCTGGTGGAAAACAACACCTTTTTCAAACTGGTTGCAGCTGTTGGGTTTGACcccaaatgtgaaaaaataaacataaaagttgCTTTCTGACATCAAAAATGACATTGCTGAGAAAGTAGTAGCTTTTGCTGTCTGCACTGTTTGATGTAGAGCCTCACCATCTCCAATTCACCACCACATCACTCCGAACGTCGGAGAAAATCCATCACCAAAATGTAGTGGTGAGTTATTCATCGTGCATGCATTTAGTTTATGTAAAAGGACTGGCCCGAATCAGCGATCATATTCCTTTGCGAGTGGAGTCGCGTTTAGTTTTACTCATCTTTTCAATAAGAGAATGTCAGGTTCAAAACTAATGCAAAACCAGGGCTCAGGGCAATGCATGCAGTTTGTCCTGCAATGCTGGGACCATCGGCatttaacttcaattttaaaaaaatgaacaaaagtctTGGATGCCATTAAAAGGAGCTGCAGCTCACAACCACAGGACAATGTTTTCTCATTGAAAGTAACAAACatcaacttttaaacaaaatacagctttttttaaaggactttaCACATAGGAGCAATGTATAATGTTTTAAAGGTGATCACCGTCCCAAAGCATAAACAGTGTGGATGTACATAAATGACAGCTAGATGTAAGCTTATTTATTGAATCAGcgatttgaaatgatttttttttcttttgcgtGTAGTAAGATGAATTGTACTTATTTATCTATTCTGCTGTAAAATGGAATCGGCACCATATCCTTGTAATGAGTGATTACAGCAAAAGGGATGAGGGAGGATGAGGGAATGAACTGGGCAGTGAAATAAATCTTCtggaatgattttaaaacaagtgtttgtgcttttttttccattgacgATACAATTTTgtcctgttaaaaaaacagttattctgaagacacatttttaataaaatattcatcaCTTATTATTCTGAGTACCTGTGTCTGACGTCTGAAGGTTTAATAATGTATagatatgacaaaaaaatatattttcttgttttaataacTCCCCGTTTCCCCCCTACCTACttaaaaattgtgtatttttcttcaaatgctTTATGTGATAAATTGCCCCcaaaattaaggatttttttttgtattttacttcttAATAactccaaaagtaaaaaagtctACTTTAGGtgatatattttctatttttgctcaattttccccttatttacattaaaattttgTATGTTATCttcaattttacaagaaaagttGACCTGGCTTAAAAGTAGAGATCTTCAATGTTGACTAATAATTATAACAAACCttcaatttgcatttttctcctaTAGTTTATCTAGTTTCTATttatattgtattattttacctgttttatttgacaaattttccccaaaattggcataaatatgtcatttagctaattaaTTAGTGGATGCAGGTGATCTCGGTTGCTTGGCAACCACCGGGAAACGGCAGTGCTGTCTCTAAATGTGGTCGCCATGTGGAAAATGTAGATTTGAGTGATAATTATTTCCATTGAGAATCGCCATGGATCGATACAGACGCCAGGTTCGACTCCGTCGTGACAGTGGCTTTCCCAAAAATCGAGACACTCCACTGAAACCGACACGCAGGAGACGAGACCGTAAGAAACCCGCATTCAGCCGCAAACGACGTTTCAGCATCTCTCGCCAACGTGTGCTTTTCAATCCAGGATTATCACTAAACGCCCCCAGGTCaggtatatatatttatgtaaccCCCGCCCAACTACTTCCATTATTGCAGGAAAAAGGAGACTTCTCCCGAGCAAACATTTTGACACCTTAGTGGAGGAAAGTGAAGATGGTGGCACGAGCTTGTCCGCAGGTAGACGCGCAGGCGCAGTATTGGTAAGCTTACAAAAAGAATTGCTGACAACAAAACTCTTGAAATATCtaactaaatatataaacaacGTTTTACTGTGTAAAAATAGAGAATTTaaactatttgaaaattgtTCAGAAGTTTGGAATGTATTGTAGGCCTACTTTGTTTTAATACCAGCCCATATAGTCTAATTATAATAGTATACTTTTATTAAAGTGAGGCAGTATACTAATTTATACcaaattaattttcaattattatAGGTCCTGAACTACAAACATAGTAATCTTGCTGTATTTATATTCATAGCTTTTGCTACAGGAACCCTTAGCAAGAAGTACTACCAATCTTATTTTACTAAAAGTGAAGTAGTATACTTTGAATGTACTTTTTATATTATCATGTTGtaagcttaaaatgtttcaatctagtctgaagaagtattcagttagcaCACTTTCCATATTACAACTACATGGTCTTCTATAGTATATTTGCCATACTTAAACTCAagtatatttaattaaaataaatatactttaagtgtactactttttgctaaaggAACCCTTAGAAAAAAGTAGTTTATCTAAGTGTACCACAAACATgcttattttattctaaaagtgaggcagtacACTTGAAGTTCACTTTTTGTATactatttaaacttaaaacgttccaatttagtctgaagaagtattcagttagtatgCTTCCGACATGTACATCGTCTATAGTATACTTGCTATACTGATACTCAAGTATACTTAGTAAGATACCTTTTCAAGTACTTTTTGCTAAAGGAGCCCTTGGAAAAAAGTAATCTTTTGAAGTGTATTACAAGTATCCTTAGTAtatactaaaagtgaggcagtatacttgatttttatttttttatgtaccaTCTCAATAttgtaaatgtaacattttccaatttagtctgaataaGTAGTTATTACACTGCCTACACTGCATGTACATGGTCTTCCTATACTTGtactcaagtatacttaataaactttaagtatttttgcCAAGGGAACAAACCCTTAACAAAAAGTAGgctatttaaaaatactaaaagtatATGTAGTATATACTAAAATAATAGTATATCAGAATACTAGAAGTTTATTTTCTATCaacatattgtaaaattaatttagtctgaagaagttttCACTTAGTATACTTCCTACACTAGACATATGGCGCACTGCATAGTGTACTTGATGTACATTaagtatacttaataaaataaactactaCTACTTCTTGCTAAAGGAAGTCCTAATTTGGCCACGTactaaattgttatttttctggACCTCTTTACTACCATAGCTTTCCTTTGTATTTTCAGGCCAACTCTGCACCTCCCCATCACAGTTCTGTGTCACACTTCAAACCTCAGAAAAAAACGGCAACACCTGTTGGTCATCAGAATCTCTCACAAACAAGCACTGCAAACATTAAAGCTTCTCCAGTACTTCAGTCTTTCGGAGCTGGAGGAACACCAGAAAGTGTGACGTCTTGCAGCATGGAAACAAACTCAACGttcaactcagaggagaatggcGACAGTAGATCCTCCTCTACCTCTGCAATCTCAAGCAGTTATCCTTCCCCAGAGATCTTCAGGAGAGAAAGTAATCTAcccagaaatatttttttttcttttcaaacatttgtcaTAATCCATGGCTTATTTTTGCAGTGGAAACACAGACTTTCCTTAACAGAGAGGAGATTCTTGCGATCAACTGTAAGATCAAAAACTCCACCCTGCTGGATGTGAGCCATGCTGAGAGCATCCACACTTATCACCCACCGAACATGTCCACTATTTTAGGTGAATACAGTCATTCTGACATTTGTTTCAACTTGAAtgcaataatttaaatattttttgtgtttagatgCATCCACACATGTTGCAGAAAATAACAGTGAAATCAGGTGagtaaaaattgctttaaaaatgggCATGAAATGGTTTTAAATGTTAAGTGCTGGAAAGAAAGCTGTTGTgtgatttaatatatttaattaacttttttcccctcacaaAGCCACCATCAGGAAACTCCCACTGAAAGTAAGACGCATATTGACTCATTTAGTTtaggaaaaattatttttaagctacataATTTGTAAGTTTCTGTCTTTATTCAgtatataatacatttttatatttaaatatatctgtatttttttctaatctgtATCTACAGATAAATCTCCTGGGATGAAAAgttcacaaaatgtaaaaaaatgtatttctacatATTTTTGTCAATCAGCAGTGTTTATTTCAGGATCAATTGTGgactaattctttttttttttgttctagttTGTTGAGAGAAGGTCAATAGTGTACAGGAAAAGAGTATCATTTAAAAGCCCCATCATTTCAGAGCCTCTGAATGAAAAAGATGTCCCATCACCCTCAGCCATAAATGACACCATCAGTAAACTATCCAGAGCTCCTGAGTGGATGACACCAGATGCACAGACGCCCACAATGGATGAAATCAGCCCTGAAAAAGAAATAACTGTGAGGCTAAAAAGGCCTGTAGAGACTGATACTGAGAAAGCCATGTTCTTCAACTTTGCCAGCAACAGTGAAAGGGATGCTGCCTTTAAGAACATGAGAGATAGAAGCTCCAAACTTAGATGCtccttttattttccctttacGGTTCACACCCAATGCCCTATATGCAATAATAGCAAATCTGAGTTAACTTGGAGTTAACTCTGATACCATGGTggaaaaattacacaaatggTTGGgcaaaataacaatatatatatataaaagaaatagTGGAATGTACATGCTCTCTGTGAAAATTTGGTACATGACTATAAAATATATtgatatattaataaaataaatatagtagGTAAAGGTATttaattgtctaaaaaaaaaaggaaaatggcagaaaaaaagaaaattatctcATAAATGTCCTTGATTTAACACTTGAATGTATTATAAAGCAGTAAATGTttgtacttttatgtttttgttttaggaaaccaacaaataaatattctatAAAGAGTCTTAAACCTTataaaacttaacaaaaaatatgtaatgtGTCTATAGCTTTGTTTCTTCCactttttaagccattttaatATATCTGCATACTTTATAAAGCCATAACAATGTCAGACTTTTCTGAAATATAATTCAAATGTGTGTGGTGAGTTTTGAACACTAGGTGGCACATCTGTATTAGTTtttcttgggaaaaaaataataaatatataacacTTGCTAAATgtatgatacattttttttattctaacttACTATTCTATAAAAATTCTTTGCATATTTTGAATATTACAGGTAtgcaaattcttaaaaatagtatttattaaattaaatgtattaaatataaatgcaaaGATTAGTTAAACGAATAAAAccttgatatattttttatatttgaataatATATAGCAAAGTgtcgaattaaaaaaaaactgtatttgcatttttttatgatattaaaaatgtttgttttctttaaaggaaaaatactttaaattttaataatgtATTGCGTAACTTACCATTGTTTGCAAATGTATTCGAATAATGAGGaatttttccgtttttatttGAGGTCTTGTGCCTGCTGTTCAACTGgtctaaaaagcctaaatttagTGACGTATGTATTCTTGACAAAACATCAACACAGAGAACCCTATGACCACGTGGTACCAGGCCAAAAATATAAGCCAATCAGGTAATTTGTAGTAGCAGCCGTATCTGGTTAGCCAATCAGGGAAATGTCGACGGTTACCAAGGAGCTCCTGTGACTAATGCCTGTCATATGACTGACACCCATGGAGACAGTTACAAGGAACAAATTTTGCTTGTGGATTTGAAACGAAAGGGTATTCGTACCGAATTCGTTTTTGGTACAAAATGCCTCCAACTCTTTTCCACAAACTTTTCAACAAGAAGAATGCATTCTCATCGCCGCCACCGAGATGCAGCAAAGAAGACGTAGCTTTCAGGTAGCTGTCctgtgtgtgcgtttgtttgtgcttcttgtgtgtaattttgtgtgcgctatttatttgttatattcGCTTTGTCGTTAAGCAACAAAGTACAACTTTAGGGGATACGTGTTTCGGAAATAGAGCTTCTATGCTAGCTACTGTGTATTTCTTTGTACATAAGTAAAGCAAAGTACGTGAGATACGTGTTGTGGCTGATGTTGCGGgaagctagcatgctaatgctaacaactACTAGCCGAGCTGCAGGACACGCTGTCTTGGTGCGACTTGGCTCAAAATCAGTCTCATCCTACATATTTAAACCATTATTGCTGCTTGTATGATGTGAATgtgaagctaaaacaaactctgAGCTTCTAATGAGTTTGTTGCTTATAAGTTATAAGGGAGCGGTGTGCCGCTCGTTCCTTTGTTTCTCCTCGTGTCTCCCTTTCGGTGTCTTTAGCTGTTACTGAGCGCGTGCATTGGAGAGGACCGGACAGCGCAGCCGCTCTCCCGTGTTGCTCGTTTTTGCTGAACTTGGAGCAAAGTACAAGTCGCCACACAGATGATATTGTATTCTGTCGTTTCGGTCTGATAGAGGGAGGACACAGTGTGCTCAGCCGGATGACATGTGGCCCTTTTGCAGATGCATCACTGTCAGTCCGGAGATCTGCATCTGTGCTTGTAATAGTGGGTTGCATCTGGGGATATATTATGGTACTTGGAAATAAACGGCAAAATGACCTATAAATCAGCAAAgaataaaatggttaaaaattgATTCATAAGGCAGCCAGAATTGTGTCTGGGTTAAAATGGAAAATTGGTTTATCAAACCaataaaacaagcttttttttatgtattttttttattaaagccccactgttattattttttatcaatagtTATGTATTTTGTGTAGCAAAAATGCTTTTGAGTAAAACttggaaaatcatttttatttaaatattgtgttagactgtaaataaaaattaaaactaaataattacaatttttttttttttttttttagtgaaaccCCTCAAAAAGATACTTGGCAAAAAATCCAAATCTTTTGGAATCTATATTCATATAAGGTGCTGTCTGTCTTGTTTACTCTATAACCAGTAATGTTCCATATTTGCTCCTAAAAGACAAGACATTTTCTATCTTTACTTCAGATTATCTTTTATTTCTGCTTATCTTCATGTTTTATAActtgtctttttaattttctttttactgtttttattatcTATTCATATTAGCATATATTAAAAAGGCAATATCTGATAATAATGTGCAAATGCCATGTCTTGTATATTTCATAGCTCtctattgtttaaaaaagtcatcaaaAATTGCTCTCCAACTAGCAACACTTGTAATGATTTATTCTGCTTTcgaaacattattttaaactttcatttcaaaatattgtaattttttctaTTAGAATTGTGATTAATatatatgataaaaagttatgtCTATAGTTTGCTAAAATTATGAATGTTTTAGTTGGTTagaatgtatttatattaactTGATATAGTACTatacttaaattattttcctAACTTTGTATTGGGACAGTCCAACACATATTCTAGGTGAATGTAATGCACGTTTTAAATAAGaagtttgttttacatttttaatggaaaatgttGTTCTTTCACTGTGCGTTTTCCTAATTATTCGTGGTCATCTCCTTTTTTATTGTGCCAACACTTCAGTCAGCCATAAAGGTGATTAAAAAGGGGacgtgtgtgtaaatgtgtaattGGGTTTAGTAGTTGGTGTTGGTTGGCATCAGTCCTAGAgcaaacagacagacagcagaCTGTTAACTCTGTGGTCAGCTGTGCTCTTCATATCTCTGGCTAAAGCTTCCCCATTCATCAACCATGAAATGGCTCTGAAGGGGGAAAATCTGTCAAGAGACACAGTGGGAAAGGACACCTGGGTGCTAATTTTAATGGATAATGTTACATATAAAGGATGCTGAATTAATCTTTTTAGAgttacaaaaatacatcaaaatatttcatgaggaaaacctttaaatcaaaaggaaaagctgaactccaaaaagTTTCAAGGTAATTAGTTACTAGCCTTGAATCCAAAGTCTGAATGAATGCCAAAAAAACTAGAAGATCAGGACTCTTCTACACAGGTCTTAGCTTTCGTTCTCATCTTGCTGCTCTACATTATGcgtcaacagccaaaaacatAATCGGACCGCATCATTGTGGCTTTCAAAATACCACAGAGGGTAGAGGGTTGGCTCACCCTGCAGTAAAGCCTAAAAGCCTCTCTTGTTTCCATAGCTGCAACTCCTGAACCAGGGAAAGCATACTGTACGATACGCCGAGAGTTTCTGGCCCGTCTGCAGCCAGTCTTCAATATCCCGACTCAGATTGCTTGTCAGGGGAGCCTACTGAGGAAACTTCCCTCTTGACCTGTGTCACGCAGCTCCTTAAAAATAAGCGTGTGCTGAAATGTGTAGAGTATGTTGAAGCAATACACaggaattcattttttaaaaatatttttatgtctaagggaaacatgttttttctagGCGTTCAAAAAttacacttttcctttttttgtttttcttttaatgggAGATTTTTTATGAATGCAAAATTTATAATtgctacttttattttctaatgacAACAACATGATTCTCAGAATACTCGTCCACATTTAGAAATGCATGACATTACAGAAGGctttgcaaagttttaagctgcATGGGACGTATTTATAGTGGTCATTTCTTTTATGATAGTTCTGGAGAAGAAGTTTCTCAGGTTCCTTACTGGAATAGGATCTTTCCCCTACTACATAGTTTCATAATGTGGTGTGTCATGTGAGGTTTTCATCAATCTGGGCCTGTCATGTTTCTGGAATGATCACATGGCTGTGGGCTCGGTCACGGCCATAGCTGGGTAAGCAAAGAGACACTTTTGGATGTTAGCGAAGAATGCATATTTGTACCTGTGTATGTAGGGTCAAAAAGCCCTTTCTTTAATTATCAAAAGCACTTAATTTCATCATGCATTCTTCATGAAAACTGCCTGATCTTATTGCATATATGCAAAACTGATTcctgcacttttttttgcattatgttTGCTTTGAATTATTGCTATATTAGGATAGGGATAAGAAAATGAGTCTTATTTTCTAGCAGAGTATAAGAAGCTTGACATGTATCTTTTAAGCAGCTCAGTTTGTagcaacacttttactttttttttatttaacagattTATTAAGGTTATATTTGcacctaaataaaataagtttgaatcaaaagactatttcctgcacctttaaaatttctaaaagtaaaaaaaaaaaaaacagagtggatcaaatatttaagcaaaaatttctatatttaatggcttgtttaatttaaattattactaTGCGTATTTAAAGCCTTGTGCCTTCATGCATTCAATGTTGTGTACTTAAGCTTAAATTGCACGTGTGTCGACTTGTGTGACTGGTGTAAGCCTGCCAACGCTCCATAAAGACAGTCGCTGTCATCAGGTTCCTATCAGGACTTTTTTGAGTGGTCATACTTGGGCTTCTCAGAATTACAGGGTCATGGTAATGATatagtttcacaaaaaaaagaaaaaaaaaaactgtccgcAAATCAAATGCAGCTGCATTCTGGTGTGTGTGTAAACCTTACACTTGACTAGCTTTAAATTACTTGGATGTTGTATTGAGAAAATATCACTTTAAGTCCTATTTTCACCCTAAATATTGCAGAAAATTGCTTTATTTGGTaggtttatttgtcttttttttttttattaattgaaatTTCTGAAATTTGATATTTCAAATGTGGAAACAATATGGTCTCtatatttagccaaaaccaaatgtatttattatatgACAACTCAAATGAGTTTTGCCCATCACTGGCAGAGCAAACAAGGAGGTGCCCATCACTGGCAGAGCAAACAAGGAGGCAAAACTATTAACTATTTCATTGCACAGCACAGATAATCCCAATTTCTTTTCAACTGTTgtccaaatcaatttttttggtGCATGCTTTCTGAACAAACACTCGGCAAACCGCCTCTGTTGTACACCTGTAGAAAAAGTAAAGCCATTTTAAGAGAATTGTGGGATTCCTTGTACTGAATAAGCCAACAATAGTTTCCAGAAATTTGACCTGAGCTGATATGACATAACTGCTAACAGGAGATCCTTATCGGACAATGAATTGCCAGAAGCTTTTAATCCTATGTAATTCAGCAGACGTTGCTGCTGATATGCAGCAGTTAGCTTTACAGTGAGTATCTTGACATCTGTGGTCAAGTTAACGTCCAGGTGAAGCCTTAGATCTGTTTGTTAGCTGGTTGGTctgtttttattggttaaagccgttttacttttttaagcacaaaattATCTCCAAAAATTATTTATGTAGATCTTTGTGATTTCAAGTGACTTAGAGAAGATTCTTGTAATTGCTTGCTCCAATTTGTTTTACgcaagcttaaaaataaataagaaaaacttaaattgtttGTCTAACCCAAATGTTGACTTTCTCAATAAATGAGAGACGAATAATTACCGGTagtttaatttggtttatttcagagctcaagaatacattttaacaatgtagtgatcaaatatttttttccagcagaAAACTCATTGCTTCGACCAAACACCCAGATTTCAAAATGGCTTTAATCCCTCCTTTTTAACCCAATTATTCTTTCATGTGACTGTATGAGACTCAGTCATGCACTCTTGTTGGCACTCCCATAATTCCTCGTCTCATGACTTTCTGATTCACAAGTTGTTATACTGGAAAAGTGTACTCTTTACAAGTAAACTCCACTTTAGAGGAAATTGTTTTCTACATCAAGAAACCATAAGAATTGCcctttttacaaaatgtatagtcattagctttatgctaagaatatatttcataaaatatgtttatgaaGTTCTTCTCCTGTTATGAGGTGGTTTCACCACAGCATCACAGAGTGCCAGCCAACTTCAGAGAGTGAAACGCATTGTAGCTTGTTTGCACAGAAACTTCTTGAGCCATCTTAACCTTCTTGGTGTCATGTGACAACTGGAATGCAAATGTTGTTAATTCTACAAAGTATGCAGGCAGTCAGGTGCTTTAAGATTGAGATAAGCATGTCACCTGGGCTGTCTGACTAAATGTATGTCTTGTTTTTCTACCTTGACAATTATTCTGGGAAAGCGTGAGTTTGGTGATCAGATGGCCTCTTCTTCTGCTTATATAAAATAGTTCAAGTTTgcataaagaaatgtaaatgttcatCAGTCAGCTAAAACTGGCttgaaatacattatttattttaaaatattcaaaaagagGTTAAGACTGAGCTTGAGAAATTTGCTGTGATGGTCTCTCAAAAGGCATCATCATAGTTGTCACATACACCCTCATgagtttattgtaaattttttattttctctgttgaCCTTTTTTGAACTTGCAACTCCTGCAGCGTTGTTTGTATTTTAGCTCCTGTTTAAAAATCCAGAACGGTCTCGCATTTGTACAAAATCAGCAAGAAGTTTTGCAATTGCTGAAGCTTGTTTTCatgtaataattaatttaatttaataaaaaaaacacagcaatgAATAAACACTACAGAAATCTACTCACAAGCTGCAGGACTTTACTGAATGTTTAGCCCCAAAGACTAAACGAAGGTCACACCAATTGGACTGAAGGGATGTTTATGTAACTGTCCCTATGTCTCtgacacacatgcgcacacacatgcacacagaatCC includes these proteins:
- the LOC112138702 gene encoding uncharacterized protein LOC112138702 produces the protein MDRYRRQVRLRRDSGFPKNRDTPLKPTRRRRDRKRRLLPSKHFDTLVEESEDGGTSLSAGRRAGAVLANSAPPHHSSVSHFKPQKKTATPVGHQNLSQTSTANIKASPVLQSFGAGGTPESVTSCSMETNSTFNSEENGDSRSSSTSAISSSYPSPEIFRREMETQTFLNREEILAINCKIKNSTLLDVSHAESIHTYHPPNMSTILDASTHVAENNSEISHHQETPTENKSPGMKSSQNFVERRSIVYRKRVSFKSPIISEPLNEKDVPSPSAINDTISKLSRAPEWMTPDAQTPTMDEISPEKEITVRLKRPVETDTEKAMFFNFASNSERDAAFKNMRDRSSKLRCSFYFPFTVHTQCPICNNSKSELTWS